GACCTTTTCGTGGGGGTGTCGTTGATCGGATGACAGCATCAGTGGCGGGAAGGGGTTCTGGTGAACCGGAGACTGCCGCTCACCGAGGGCGAAACCGCTCGCACCGCGTGCACCCGCGCATTGCTTCGTACGGGAGTTGACGAGGGGACGGGCGAACTCCTGGCCGCCTCTGCGTTGGCTGAACGGATCGACTGGGCCACTGACCTCGTGTGTGGAATGGCTCGCGGACTGCTGGTCGAGCATTGGAACGCAGGCGATGTCGACGCCCTCGCCTCGGGTGTGGACCCGGGCGGGCAAAAACTGCCGTCGAACGCGTGGATGGCGCTGCGCCGGCTGGGCTGGACCGTGACCGAGCTGGACGGTATCCGTGTCAATGACCGGATCGTGCGGATGGCTCAGGAGCAGGCCGGGCGCACGTTGCGGTCGGCGAAATGGCGGGTTGATCTGACTGCCGGGGTGCTCGCGACCTGGCCCGCTGATCCGGCCAGGCGCACGCCCGAGGAGTGGGATGCGGTACGGGCTGCCATACCCGGTGGGAAGCATCTGCCGTCCAGTGCCATCAAGGGGCGCACCCGGCAGATCGCCGCGTATCTGCGCAGGAACGGGCGGCCGCCGGTCGATGTCTTCGAAGCGGAGACCGCGCCCCGGATCGCACGGATGCTGCTGCTGTCGGCGTGTGACGGGCAGCAGGCCACCATCGAGCGGCACGAGACCGATCCGGGCCGAGCGCTGATCCGGCTGCAACTCCCCGCCCGGCCCGATCCGCGGTCGTACAAGGACTGGACGTGGGTGTCCTGCCCGATCACTCTGCCGCCGACGATCCCGGCTTCGGCGGCGTTGCACCTGCCCACCCTGCGCGTGGCCGGCGGCCGGGTGCGCGCGGATCTCGCATACTCCCACGCCGTTCCCAGGGCCGCCAGAGCCGGGCACACGGTCGCACTCGGCGTGGACTGGGGCCTGAACACCCTGCTCAGTGCCGGGGCTGTCCGGCTCCACGATGACGGCCGCCTCACCGCCCTCGGAGCCGGGGGCATGTTCCGTGCCGGCGGTGTT
Above is a genomic segment from Streptomyces sp. NBC_00094 containing:
- a CDS encoding zinc ribbon domain-containing protein, yielding MNRRLPLTEGETARTACTRALLRTGVDEGTGELLAASALAERIDWATDLVCGMARGLLVEHWNAGDVDALASGVDPGGQKLPSNAWMALRRLGWTVTELDGIRVNDRIVRMAQEQAGRTLRSAKWRVDLTAGVLATWPADPARRTPEEWDAVRAAIPGGKHLPSSAIKGRTRQIAAYLRRNGRPPVDVFEAETAPRIARMLLLSACDGQQATIERHETDPGRALIRLQLPARPDPRSYKDWTWVSCPITLPPTIPASAALHLPTLRVAGGRVRADLAYSHAVPRAARAGHTVALGVDWGLNTLLSAGAVRLHDDGRLTALGAGGMFRAGGVLAKQHRLRRESGYVQAKADHYQRLIEGTTAHQLAAGHDVLREEIHRLSERRTNLNDALAWAAARWAVDQAVAAGATVIYVEDLRSMEARGMGRSMNTRLSQTVRGQIADRMRHLATEVGIAVVTVPAKNTSKHCPECLTPLRHRKAPDRPTVPGWKWAICPGCGYQGDRDQGAWKRIAARGLTHQTKTVTERANGGVMAIRSVVDKLEAKAVVNPTTAKTSRDRSKTGPTRRQTPCPAPRRRRAPSPTRSQGQAGKRPEGHAHTDRPRLPRAAHRHQDVTTISTPTIGHRPRGAALGAGFHLHAHATPPRWEPRCQTLRLTRDRLAD